A single Pseudomonas sp. HN11 DNA region contains:
- a CDS encoding DUF6124 family protein, translating to MIKPTPNPPIDPAPSVLFTVKDGISTQDLLVNLSESLASAHALTCDFAFDLDGSRREGALGIAQLIEVSRLLAERVLADIER from the coding sequence ATGATCAAACCCACCCCAAATCCCCCAATCGATCCAGCACCCAGCGTGCTATTCACCGTGAAAGACGGCATCTCTACTCAAGACCTACTGGTCAACCTCAGCGAATCACTCGCCTCCGCCCACGCCCTGACCTGCGATTTTGCCTTTGATCTCGACGGCTCGCGGCGCGAAGGCGCCCTGGGTATTGCCCAGTTGATCGAAGTGTCTCGATTGCTGGCTGAGCGGGTACTGGCTGATATCGAGCGTTAA
- a CDS encoding PAAR domain-containing protein — protein MKDTDTEIQQSTRPIKAIYDYATLGSRTRMGGEIITASTSLEIHDLRIACVGDRVRYPDGKESEIVSGAGFAATYKGLPIAIVGSATDNGDTVTGSLQNLAQVVEYADGDGIPGLLKPGYRVESQM, from the coding sequence ATGAAAGACACCGATACTGAAATCCAACAATCAACTCGCCCAATCAAAGCCATCTACGACTACGCGACACTCGGCTCAAGAACGCGTATGGGTGGAGAAATCATTACTGCAAGCACCAGCCTCGAGATCCATGACTTGCGCATCGCGTGCGTCGGCGACCGAGTGCGCTACCCCGATGGCAAAGAGAGCGAAATTGTCTCGGGAGCAGGTTTCGCAGCCACCTACAAAGGTCTGCCCATCGCCATTGTCGGCAGCGCTACCGACAACGGCGACACCGTGACGGGCAGCCTGCAAAACCTGGCTCAGGTGGTGGAGTACGCGGACGGCGATGGTATTCCTGGCCTTCTAAAGCCTGGATATCGCGTGGAGAGTCAGATGTGA
- a CDS encoding S-type pyocin domain-containing protein: protein MVCERTSFNGELISREGDRVACPACGTEGFIALTGPHLHEEWNGKQAALEGDLCICKCDPPPELIANQSSKCQEFGPQPQRVTPVVMRPTASASAPANYAAPVASNRAADACVFAKSCVSVPAGSTAAGTAPENAKNFGTTALMASTGTTGAVGRVAGALGSDLGTWAVRGLAGASSALNLVLLAFWPRDIGDSTLYTPEQLEGMRLASTRVRFQFRQDESGELSVYGLHTQPGSGADRVPVAQARWNEDHSAMVAVLDGISITWTPNHGPVVSVPSPYPGTPERLDNVFVHPIAVGQDSAISHYPGRDAENITWQDTIISFPADSGVPPLYLVFAKPAVRPLEVDIYGAFSGRSRRGLHVDHMPSQAAIRRYLKNVSTAFMDYEINELLMRVASIAIPAHIHQKYSETYGGRNNKVKQHFDAADLRAAVDSNFDVIRPYMIEEGFTQKSLEEARAKMHKINQEQGWY, encoded by the coding sequence GTGGTTTGTGAGCGCACCAGTTTCAACGGCGAATTAATCTCAAGGGAGGGTGACCGGGTCGCTTGCCCGGCTTGCGGCACTGAAGGCTTCATCGCGCTTACCGGCCCTCATTTGCACGAAGAGTGGAACGGCAAGCAAGCGGCGCTGGAGGGTGATCTGTGCATCTGCAAATGCGATCCGCCGCCGGAGTTGATTGCCAATCAGAGTTCCAAATGTCAGGAGTTCGGTCCCCAACCTCAACGTGTCACCCCGGTTGTAATGAGGCCGACTGCATCCGCCTCGGCCCCTGCGAATTATGCCGCGCCCGTTGCGTCGAATCGTGCCGCTGATGCCTGCGTTTTTGCCAAATCCTGCGTTTCGGTGCCAGCCGGCTCTACGGCCGCGGGCACCGCCCCGGAAAACGCCAAAAACTTCGGCACCACCGCCCTCATGGCTTCAACCGGTACCACGGGCGCCGTCGGCAGGGTAGCCGGCGCACTCGGCAGCGACCTCGGTACCTGGGCTGTACGAGGCTTGGCCGGCGCCAGTTCCGCCCTCAACCTCGTGCTGCTGGCATTCTGGCCACGGGATATCGGTGACTCAACGCTGTACACCCCGGAGCAGTTGGAGGGGATGCGTTTGGCCAGCACGCGAGTGCGTTTCCAGTTTCGCCAGGATGAGTCCGGTGAACTGAGTGTTTACGGCCTACATACCCAACCTGGCAGTGGCGCCGACCGCGTACCCGTTGCGCAAGCCCGGTGGAATGAGGACCACAGCGCGATGGTGGCGGTGCTGGATGGCATCAGCATCACATGGACGCCGAACCACGGCCCGGTTGTCAGCGTGCCGAGCCCGTATCCGGGAACACCTGAGCGCTTGGATAATGTATTTGTTCACCCGATTGCGGTGGGGCAAGATTCGGCGATCAGTCACTATCCAGGGCGGGATGCAGAAAACATCACCTGGCAGGATACGATCATTTCGTTTCCGGCTGATTCGGGTGTGCCGCCGTTGTATTTGGTGTTTGCCAAGCCGGCGGTCAGGCCGTTGGAGGTCGACATCTATGGGGCTTTCAGCGGCCGATCAAGGCGCGGTTTGCATGTGGATCATATGCCTTCGCAGGCGGCGATCAGGCGATATCTGAAAAACGTATCCACAGCGTTTATGGATTACGAAATCAACGAGTTGCTCATGCGAGTAGCCAGCATTGCTATTCCTGCTCATATCCATCAAAAATATAGCGAGACGTACGGTGGGCGTAACAATAAAGTTAAGCAGCACTTTGACGCCGCTGATCTTCGGGCGGCTGTAGACAGTAATTTCGACGTGATTAGACCTTACATGATTGAGGAAGGCTTCACTCAAAAAAGCTTGGAAGAGGCTCGCGCCAAAATGCATAAGATCAATCAAGAACAAGGGTGGTACTAA
- a CDS encoding DUF6392 family protein, whose amino-acid sequence MDALTIKRLLAGLGSTHVNLLAEGVITSKPLARSLEGDDNEYLIQKPESGVELWFRAENRVLTEVLFSLINMAGGIHFYTGELPSPLTAKMSRIDVHRLFGEPFESKEPVKILKYRGYGGSDTYRMDGFGYPGVHLGFQYRNDDMVCSMGFCLRNTHHN is encoded by the coding sequence ATGGATGCCTTGACGATCAAACGCTTGCTGGCCGGGCTTGGATCTACTCATGTAAACCTTCTAGCGGAGGGTGTGATTACGAGCAAGCCTCTGGCACGCTCATTAGAGGGTGACGATAATGAATATTTGATCCAGAAGCCAGAGTCTGGTGTTGAACTGTGGTTTAGAGCGGAAAATAGAGTCCTCACTGAGGTTCTTTTTTCTTTAATTAACATGGCTGGTGGTATTCACTTTTATACCGGTGAGTTGCCTTCGCCTCTTACAGCTAAAATGAGTCGAATCGACGTCCATAGATTGTTTGGGGAGCCTTTCGAGTCGAAGGAGCCGGTTAAAATTTTAAAATATCGGGGGTACGGTGGTAGCGACACCTACCGCATGGACGGTTTTGGTTATCCAGGTGTTCACCTCGGATTTCAATATCGTAATGACGATATGGTGTGTAGCATGGGGTTCTGTTTGAGAAATACACACCATAATTGA
- a CDS encoding DUF6392 family protein: protein MGAPATKLWVESLGLGFIELVASGKIPNQPLVKPFEDSDWPTMRPVEGVELLFNDRTKSLKQILITLIPTVGQPVYAGQLPQPFKLDMDQRYVREVIGVPIKSKPSVKLPGGLGMRGGADIYHLDQKAHPNVMVTLSYLENFRVNNISFSLIDSGHD from the coding sequence ATGGGTGCACCAGCGACTAAGTTGTGGGTAGAGAGTTTAGGACTTGGTTTTATCGAACTTGTAGCAAGTGGGAAGATTCCCAATCAACCGCTGGTGAAGCCATTTGAGGACAGCGATTGGCCGACCATGCGTCCAGTAGAGGGAGTGGAGTTGCTCTTCAATGACAGGACCAAGTCCCTGAAGCAGATTTTGATCACACTCATCCCGACGGTCGGGCAACCGGTTTATGCCGGGCAATTACCTCAACCGTTCAAGTTAGATATGGATCAACGATACGTACGTGAGGTTATAGGTGTGCCCATTAAATCCAAGCCCTCCGTAAAACTGCCAGGTGGATTGGGTATGCGGGGCGGAGCGGACATATATCATTTGGACCAAAAGGCACATCCCAACGTGATGGTGACTCTCAGCTATCTGGAAAATTTTAGAGTTAACAATATCAGTTTCTCCTTGATTGATTCCGGACACGATTGA
- a CDS encoding AraC family transcriptional regulator, with the protein MTRATRITDPSYELMDDHNGLSIIYRQHGFPCPLVRWHFHKEYELHLIVASSGKVFIGDYIGNFYPESLFLTGPNLPHNWISQVEEGEVVPKRDMLVNFTDELFEQGSHTFAELKSLAPLLERAQYGIEFRSKKTIAQAMALMQRIEEAQGMARLGHFFILLEVLSACDDYQLLSGVTTPQQADEHSIDRTNRAVDYIFAHYARELPLEEVAEYLGMKPTYFSRVFKQATGRTFIEFVNRLRISKSCELLADGDKAVTDVCFESGFNNISNFNRRFQQLKGMTPSHYRRLAVQRLTEQNLA; encoded by the coding sequence ATGACCCGAGCAACGCGTATCACCGACCCTTCCTACGAGCTGATGGACGATCACAACGGCCTGTCCATCATCTATCGCCAGCACGGTTTCCCGTGCCCGCTGGTGCGCTGGCATTTTCACAAGGAATACGAACTGCACCTGATCGTCGCCAGCTCGGGCAAGGTGTTTATCGGCGACTACATCGGCAACTTCTACCCCGAAAGCCTGTTCCTCACCGGCCCCAACCTACCGCATAACTGGATCAGCCAGGTGGAGGAAGGCGAAGTAGTGCCCAAGCGCGACATGTTGGTGAACTTCACCGATGAGCTGTTCGAGCAAGGCAGCCATACGTTTGCCGAGCTCAAGAGCCTGGCGCCCTTGCTGGAGCGTGCGCAATACGGCATAGAATTCCGCAGCAAAAAAACCATCGCCCAGGCCATGGCCCTGATGCAGCGCATTGAGGAAGCCCAAGGCATGGCGCGCCTGGGGCATTTTTTCATTTTGCTGGAAGTGCTGAGCGCCTGTGACGACTACCAACTGCTCTCCGGGGTGACCACGCCACAGCAAGCCGATGAACACAGCATCGATCGCACCAACCGGGCGGTGGACTACATCTTTGCCCACTACGCGAGGGAATTGCCCTTGGAAGAAGTCGCGGAATACTTGGGCATGAAGCCGACGTATTTTTCCCGGGTATTCAAACAGGCCACCGGGCGTACGTTTATTGAGTTCGTCAATCGGCTGCGGATCAGCAAGTCCTGCGAATTGCTGGCCGATGGCGATAAGGCCGTGACGGATGTGTGCTTTGAGTCGGGGTTCAACAATATTTCCAACTTCAACCGGCGCTTTCAGCAGCTTAAGGGGATGACGCCGTCTCACTATCGGCGGTTGGCGGTGCAGCGGTTGACGGAGCAGAATTTGGCTTGA
- a CDS encoding glycosyltransferase yields MNAPATKVLVIGYVWPEPRSSAAGGHMMQILESFLTQGWDITFSSPATVGEHKADLSALGIAECAIELNNSSFDDFIRELAPDIVLFDRFMMEEQFGWRVEKHCPDALRVLETCDLQSLRDARQQRLKDHLKAHPDSQDFHALFAPALKEEFQLMADTDIAKREIAAIYRCDISLMISDVEAHLLTEHFKVPAALLHWCPLMLEPPAEPFAPFEDRAHFLSIGNFRHAPNWDAVLWMKNSLWPLIRQQLPGAQLHIYGSYTPPKATALHNPAQGFHIMNWAEDALQVMTAARICLAPLRFGAGIKGKLADAMLCGTPNITTPIGAEAMGDEQPWPGMIEQSAPALAAAAVALYQDRERWTQAQEDGRRLLARRYNETSHGPALVACLEQCRGNLATHRRENFTGSMLRHHAHKSTQYMSQWIEAKNRAL; encoded by the coding sequence ATGAATGCCCCTGCCACCAAAGTCCTGGTCATTGGATACGTCTGGCCGGAACCCCGTTCCTCGGCCGCAGGCGGGCATATGATGCAAATCCTTGAGAGTTTTCTTACACAAGGTTGGGACATCACCTTCAGCAGCCCCGCCACAGTCGGCGAACACAAGGCCGATTTGTCTGCGTTGGGCATCGCCGAATGCGCTATCGAACTGAATAACAGCAGCTTCGATGATTTTATCCGCGAACTGGCCCCGGACATCGTGCTGTTCGACCGTTTCATGATGGAGGAACAGTTCGGCTGGCGCGTCGAGAAGCATTGCCCCGATGCGCTGCGCGTGTTGGAAACCTGCGACCTGCAAAGCCTGCGCGACGCACGCCAGCAACGCCTGAAGGACCACCTCAAGGCCCATCCCGACAGCCAAGACTTCCATGCCCTGTTCGCCCCCGCCCTGAAGGAAGAGTTCCAACTGATGGCCGACACGGATATCGCCAAGCGCGAAATTGCGGCGATCTATCGTTGTGACATCAGCCTGATGATCTCCGACGTGGAAGCCCACTTACTTACCGAACACTTCAAGGTACCCGCCGCCCTGCTCCATTGGTGCCCACTGATGCTGGAGCCGCCGGCCGAACCTTTCGCACCGTTTGAAGACCGCGCGCACTTCCTCAGTATCGGCAACTTCCGCCATGCGCCGAATTGGGATGCCGTGTTATGGATGAAAAACAGCTTATGGCCATTGATCCGTCAGCAATTACCGGGTGCCCAGCTGCATATCTACGGGTCCTATACCCCGCCCAAGGCCACGGCATTGCACAACCCGGCGCAGGGTTTTCATATCATGAACTGGGCCGAAGATGCCTTGCAGGTGATGACCGCCGCGCGTATCTGCCTGGCCCCCTTACGTTTCGGCGCAGGCATCAAGGGCAAACTGGCAGACGCGATGCTCTGCGGCACACCGAACATCACCACGCCCATCGGCGCCGAGGCCATGGGTGATGAACAGCCGTGGCCCGGGATGATCGAACAGAGCGCCCCCGCCCTTGCAGCCGCTGCCGTGGCGCTTTATCAGGATCGTGAACGTTGGACCCAGGCCCAGGAAGACGGCCGCCGGTTGCTGGCCCGCCGCTACAACGAGACCAGCCACGGGCCGGCGTTGGTGGCGTGCCTGGAACAATGTCGCGGCAACCTGGCTACCCATCGCCGGGAAAACTTCACCGGCAGCATGCTGCGCCACCACGCGCATAAAAGTACGCAGTACATGTCTCAGTGGATCGAGGCGAAAAACCGCGCTCTATAA
- the tpx gene encoding thiol peroxidase produces MAQVTLRGTPVQIEGELPKTGSTAPEFSLVAVDLSQATLETFAGKRKVLNIFPSVDTPTCATSVRKFNAQANDLSNTVVLCISSDLPFAQKRFCGTEGLDNVQSLSDFRNADFAVDYGVSLADGPLQGLTARAVVVLDENNNVLHSELVPEIGQEPNYEAALAVLK; encoded by the coding sequence ATGGCTCAAGTCACCCTTCGTGGTACCCCTGTCCAGATTGAAGGCGAATTGCCGAAAACCGGTTCCACCGCTCCTGAGTTCAGCCTTGTCGCTGTCGACCTGTCGCAAGCGACCCTGGAAACCTTCGCCGGCAAGCGCAAGGTACTGAACATCTTCCCAAGCGTTGATACCCCGACCTGCGCCACTTCGGTCCGCAAGTTCAACGCCCAGGCCAACGACCTGAGCAACACCGTTGTACTGTGTATTTCTTCTGATCTGCCGTTTGCCCAGAAGCGTTTCTGCGGCACCGAAGGCTTGGACAATGTGCAGAGCCTGTCGGACTTCCGCAACGCCGACTTCGCTGTCGACTACGGTGTTTCTCTGGCTGACGGCCCCCTGCAAGGCCTGACCGCGCGTGCCGTGGTGGTGCTGGACGAAAACAACAACGTGCTGCACAGCGAACTGGTTCCTGAAATCGGCCAAGAGCCGAACTACGAAGCAGCCCTGGCTGTTTTGAAGTAA
- a CDS encoding MdtA/MuxA family multidrug efflux RND transporter periplasmic adaptor subunit yields the protein MVDHSMQSSPRKSRRWLFGLLVLLVIAGVCWKFWPGSHKDGAEKPAGHAGKTGMMRPGFGGSTGPVPVRVARAVLGEFPVYYKALGTVTALNTINVRSRVGGELVKIAFEEGQMVKAGDLLAEIDPRSYQNALLQAQGTLMQNQAQLKNAQVDVQRYRDLYAQDSIAKQTLDTAEALVLQYQGTVKTNQGAVDDARLNLEFTKIRAPISGRVGLRQVDVGNLVAANDTTSLAVITQTQPISVAFTLPENTLETVLTRYHAGNKLPVEAWDRGDVKQQACGVLQSLDNQIDVTTGTLKFKARFDNKDQALFPNQFVNVHLLADTLHNVVLAPSAAIQFGNAGTFVYVLDGDKKVKVQPLVVGDTDGDNTVIKEGLKAGDRVVLEGTDRLKDGSEIEVVNDGSEVPTTPTEHLQGKPAAKGESGTTTGKAQKVGS from the coding sequence ATGGTTGATCACTCCATGCAATCCTCCCCCCGTAAGTCCCGCCGCTGGCTGTTCGGCCTGCTCGTGCTGCTGGTTATCGCCGGTGTGTGCTGGAAATTCTGGCCCGGCAGCCATAAGGATGGCGCCGAGAAGCCCGCGGGCCATGCCGGCAAGACGGGGATGATGCGCCCGGGCTTTGGTGGCTCAACTGGCCCGGTGCCGGTGCGTGTGGCGCGGGCGGTGCTGGGCGAGTTCCCGGTGTATTACAAGGCGTTGGGTACGGTGACCGCGCTCAACACCATCAATGTGCGCAGCCGGGTGGGCGGCGAGCTGGTGAAGATCGCCTTTGAAGAAGGGCAGATGGTCAAGGCCGGCGACTTGCTGGCCGAGATCGACCCGCGTAGCTACCAGAACGCTTTGCTCCAGGCCCAGGGCACACTGATGCAGAACCAGGCCCAGCTGAAAAACGCCCAGGTCGATGTGCAGCGCTATCGTGACCTGTACGCCCAGGACAGTATCGCCAAGCAGACCCTGGACACCGCAGAAGCGCTGGTTTTGCAGTATCAGGGCACGGTCAAGACCAACCAGGGTGCGGTGGATGACGCCAGGCTCAACCTCGAATTCACCAAGATCCGCGCGCCTATCAGCGGCCGTGTCGGCCTGCGTCAGGTGGATGTTGGCAACCTGGTGGCGGCCAACGACACCACGTCCCTCGCCGTGATCACCCAGACCCAGCCCATCAGCGTGGCTTTTACCTTGCCGGAAAACACCCTGGAAACCGTGCTCACCCGCTACCACGCCGGCAACAAGTTGCCCGTGGAAGCCTGGGACCGTGGTGACGTGAAGCAACAGGCCTGCGGTGTGCTGCAGAGCCTGGACAACCAGATCGACGTGACGACCGGAACCCTGAAATTCAAGGCGCGTTTCGATAACAAGGACCAGGCGCTGTTTCCCAACCAGTTCGTCAATGTGCACCTGTTGGCCGACACCCTGCATAACGTAGTGCTGGCACCGTCCGCAGCGATCCAGTTCGGCAACGCCGGCACCTTCGTCTACGTGCTCGACGGCGACAAGAAGGTCAAGGTGCAGCCCCTGGTGGTCGGTGATACGGATGGCGACAATACGGTGATCAAAGAGGGCCTGAAGGCCGGTGACCGCGTGGTGTTGGAAGGCACCGATCGTCTCAAGGACGGCAGCGAAATCGAAGTGGTCAACGACGGCAGCGAAGTGCCGACCACGCCGACCGAACACCTGCAAGGCAAGCCTGCGGCGAAAGGGGAGAGCGGTACTACCACCGGCAAGGCGCAAAAGGTCGGTTCATGA